One part of the Musa acuminata AAA Group cultivar baxijiao chromosome BXJ1-5, Cavendish_Baxijiao_AAA, whole genome shotgun sequence genome encodes these proteins:
- the LOC135673054 gene encoding uncharacterized protein LOC135673054, which produces MGTKLHQMNNLFTTLQKTNFNVVNAGLRSSDIGAISDNISLKVSVVGGLNQLKASMERQLDCCDTDSLRNTMLKHEEIFKQQVHELHRVYGVQKMLMAELGEKQVSLHTVPSEAVVAVADARTRIWSSASTSDTSHSSHVSNLHQSAPELNSEYSSLNPWSEHVTGFDLEQPAEEYTCRGATSMDEKTTKDKEKRSMKGSFSWPDDGSEIELTLSIGCSSSDKKKKKKKRGEECGDDSSGLDREESRRSPWILRAFNLNKT; this is translated from the exons aTGGGCACAAAGTTGCATCAGATGAACAACCTATTCACCACCTTGCAAAAGACCAACTTTAATGTAGTGAATGCAGGATTGAGAAGCTCAGATATTGGAGCCATATCTGACAACATATCACTGAAGGTAAGCGTTGTTGGTGGTCTGAACCAGCTCAAGGCCTCGATGGAGAGACAACTTGACTGTTGTGACACAGATTCTCTAAGGAATACCATGTTGAAGCATGAAGAAATCTTCAAGCAGCAG GTGCATGAACTCCATCGTGTGTACGGAGTTCAGAAGATGCTGATGGCCGAGCTGGGAGAGAAGCAGGTGAGCCTCCACACCGTTCCAAGTGAAGCAGTAGTAGCAGTAGCAGATGCCAGGACCAGAATCTGGAGCAGTGCTTCTACCTCGGATACCAGCCACTCTTCTCATGTCAGTAACCTGCACCAGTCTGCACCCGAGTTGAACTCGGAGTACAGCTCTCTGAATCCATGGAGTGAGCACGTCACGGGCTTCGATCTCGAGCAGCCAGCCGAAGAGTACACCTGCAGAGGAGCCACGAGCATGGACGAGAAGACCACCAAGGATAAGGAAAAGAGGAGCATGAAAGGTTCGTTCTCGTGGCCTGATGACGGAAGCGAGATCGAGTTGACATTAAGCATAGGATGCAGCAGCtcagataagaagaagaagaagaagaagagaggagaggagtgcGGTGACGACTCCTCTGGTTTGGACAGAGAAGAATCGAGGAGGTCTCCATGGATTCTTCGAGCTTTTAATCTGAACAAGACATGA
- the LOC103983959 gene encoding WAT1-related protein At2g37460-like has product MCPKPTNSGAAGSPADGKKPYDWRQEVIDSGSLRRVDLHTGSNGWASPPGDLFALRGRQYFSHRQKAPSGDWLLNPAGVDWLRSPSRLDNVLGRSDNRVAAALRRARALGRAQKTFLFAVNLQVPGGRECHSAVFYFAAEDTIPPGSLFYRFVHGDDEFRNARFKIVNRIVKGPWIVKTAVGNYAACLLGKALTCNYHRGENYLEIDVDIESSSIAKAILRLALGYVTAVTIDMGFLVEAQAEEELPERLLGAVRVAQMEMGSATYVDTRTKAAESTRGSGFRGLAKVNHHHQSTHSGCGGNARSREDEETRRRARRRVVGAAVVELRQKMEAAAPYLVMTMTQVCLAGFLVILRSVLAPSAGVSATVLVAYQQLLSALVLSLLALLFDRRQGPKPTPKILAWSAVIGLLQIPLGELMFTTSLRYVTATFQSVAMNTIPVVVFVLAAATGRERFRFCSLGGQWKLWGTLASATGATIVVLLSDRDSAGLTAGDGGRLVGIVMVGVAVLAEATANLLVERVALQYHADLKLSAMITVFGTLQVAVVAGTMERDLSAWRIKWSGSLELLAILYGGILVNGVSYFARNWCIHKKGPVFGSAFSPLLVVFSFLLQIILIGVTEELASIVGSVLVILGLYLLLWAKAKDDMVEQSHPVQASTAEPLLPTES; this is encoded by the exons ATGTGCCCGAAGCCGACGAACTCGGGCGCCGCTGGCTCCCCAGCGGACGGAAAGAAGCCCTACGATTGGCGCCAGGAGGTCATCGACAGCGGATCCCTCCGCCGCGTGGACCTCCACACTGGATCCAACGGATGGGCGTCGCCTCCCGGCGATCTCTTCGCCCTCCGCGGCCGCCAGTATTTCTCCCACCGCCAGAAGGCCCCATCTGGAGACTGGCTGCTCAATCCTGCCGGCGTCGATTGGCTCCGCTCCCCCTCGCGCCTCGACAACGTCCTTGGCCGATCGGACAACCGCGTCGCTGCCGCCCTCCGCCGCGCCCGAGCCCTCGGCCGCGCCCAGAAGACTTTCCTGTTCGCCGTCAACCTCCAGGTCCCCGGCGGCCGCGAATGCCACTCCGCTGTCTTCTACTTCGCAGCCGAGGACACGATCCCGCCCGGTTCCCTGTTCTACCGCTTCGTCCATGGCGATGACGAGTTCCGGAACGCCCGGTTCAAGATCGTGAACCGGATCGTGAAGGGCCCGTGGATCGTGAAGACCGCCGTTGGAAACTATGCCGCCTGCCTCCTGGGGAAGGCGCTCACCTGCAACTACCACCGTGGGGAGAACTACCTGGAGATCGACGTCGACATCGAGAGCTCGTCCATCGCCAAGGCGATCCTTCGCCTCGCCCTGGGCTACGTGACGGCGGTGACGATCGACATGGGGTTCCTGGTGGAGGCGCAGGCGGAAGAGGAGTTGCCCGAACGGCTGCTGGGGGCTGTGAGGGTGGCACAGATGGAGATGGGGTCGGCCACCTATGTGGACACCAGAACCAAGGCGGCAGAGTCCACCAGAGGCAGTGGCTTCCGGGGCTTGGCCAAGGTCAATCACCACCACCAGAGCACACATTCAGGCTGCGGCGGCAATGCGAGAAGTCGCGAGGATGAAG AAACGCGCCGAAGGGCGAGAAGAAGAGTTGTCGGAGCAGCCGTGGTGGAGCTCCGCCAAAAgatggaggcggcggcgccctacCTCGTGATGACCATGACTCAAGTCTGCCTTGCCGGCTTCTTGGTTATCCTGCGGTCCGTCCTCGCCCCCTCCGCGGGCGTCAGCGCCACCGTCCTCGTCGCCTACCAGCAGCTCCTCTCCGCTCTCGTCCTCTCCCTCCTCGCCCTCCTCTTCGACCG ACGCCAAGGACCGAAGCCGACCCCCAAAATCCTTGCTTGGTCCGCCGTGATCGGTCTCCTACA GATTCCGCTCGGGGAGCTGATGTTCACCACGAGCCTGCGCTACGTGACGGCGACGTTCCAGAGCGTGGCCATGAACACCATCCCCGTGGTGGTGTTCGTGCTCGCAGCCGCCACCGGCAGGGAGCGGTTCCGGTTCTGCAGCTTGGGTGGGCAGTGGAAGCTCTGGGGGACCCTCGCTTCCGCCACCGGCGCCACCATCGTGGTGCTCCTGTCAGACCGGGACTCGGCCGGGTTGACGGCCGGCGATGGCGGCCGGTTGGTTGGGATCGTCATGGTCGGCGTCGCTGTTCTTGCCGAGGCTACCGCGAACCTTTTGGTG GAAAGGGTGGCTCTGCAGTATCATGCGGATCTTAAGCTGTCTGCTATGATCACTGTGTTTGGGACTCTCCAGGTTGCAGTAGTTGCAGGCACCATGGAGAGGGACCTTTCAGCCTGGAGGATTAAGTGGAGTGGAAGCTTGGAGCTCCTTGCCATCCTTTATGGG GGAATCCTCGTAAATGGTGTGTCATATTTTGCGCGGAATTGGTGCATACACAAGAAAGGCCCCGTTTTCGGGTCTGCATTCTCTCCGCTGCTCGTCGTCTTCTCATTCCTCCTCCAAATAATCTTGATTGGGGTTACGGAAGAGCTTGCAAG CATTGTTGGCTCGGTGCTTGTCATACTGGGTTTATATCTTCTTCTGTGGGCAAAAGCTAAAGATGACATGGTTGAACAGAGTCATCCTGTCCAAGCTTCCACTGCAGAACCATTGCTACCGACAGAGTCTTAG